TCCTTCTCCAAGGTTGCTGAGACGCCCACGAACAATGCTTATATTCTTGGAGTCAGCCATGGCACAACTACTTCGCTCAATGGGCAACCTGGAACTGGTCTTCTCTGGATCACGGACGTGCAGGGCCTCAACCTTCGAGTTTATGATGCGGTGCCTCAGGGCGGGACCATGAATCTAATCCAGTCTTTCAGCATTCCCGGCGTCACCAAGTTTACCCGACCTGTCTTCGGTAATGGTATCGTCTATGTCGGCACTACTCAAGGCTACGTTTATGGGTTTGGCTCCCCGGTCAACGTCCCTCTCAATTGCACGTCACCGGTGGATTTCGGTGGCGTCAACATGAAGAATACTAGCATCGCCAAACCAGTTACTTGCAAGGCGCTGATTGGGGTTACCGTGACAGGCATTGAACTCAACGacgtcaacaccaaagatTTCAGCATCTCTGATTTGCCGAATCTGCCTCTGGAGCTTGCTGTTGACCAGACTTTTACCGTCAATGCCAAATTCTCGCCTTCCAAAGTTGGTCTGCAATCCAGCGATATCGTTGTTAACACTACCAACTCTGCGGCCGGATACAGTACTGGCACTCATGCCCGGCTTACTGGTACTGGCCAGAGCGCAGGGCCTCTTTTGGATGTCACGCCCGTCATCCTCACATTCAAGAAAGCTGTCACTGGAGAGGACCCCACGGGAGTTTCGGAGAGCATTCTTGCGTCCAACTTAGGCAATGGACAGCTTACCGTCCAGTCTGTGCTCTATTCGACCACCAGCACCGACGGCCCATTTGAGGCTTGGAACGGCCAAGGAGATTTGGTTGTGGGCAAGTTCAGACTTCAGCAGCTCCCATCTACCATTGCACCCAACTCGGTAGCCACGGTCAACATCCAGTTTGACACATCTGAAAGTGGTACCTACTCTTGCTACATCAAGTTCGTTTCCGACGGGGGCAACAAAACGGTCTCCATGGCAGCGTCGGCAGGCCCTGCGCCCAAAGCTTTGCTCGAGTTCCAAACGTCTGATGCCACTGGTTGGGTCACATACAAGCCTGGCACGCCCTTCAGCTTTGGCAATGTGACCGAAAATACTTCCAAATCGCTCAAGTTTCGAGTCACAAATAGTGCTGCTTCCGGTGCGGTTCCTCTGTCACTGACTGTGTCAAAACCACCCTTCGGTGTTGCTGGACTTGTCAGAGCCTTGAACCAAGTCGATCTTGCCGAGGGCACATCCCTCGGAGCAGGCGAAAGCGCCAATGCCACGCTCATATGCAATGTGCCATATGCTCAATGGAACACTGCACCGTATAATGGCACAGCGCAGTGGACCATGAACACCAATGATCCTACCTTTGAGAAGCAGTTTATTCAATTCTTCTGCAATGCCGTCGCCGAACAGGCTCCACCGCTTCTGCcaaatggccaaggccaaTTCAAGTATGTTGGTTGCTACAAGGACAACACTCCAGATCGCCAGTTACCTCAGCAAATTCTCGCCACGGATACCATGACCAATGCGGATTGTATCAATGCCTGCAACGAGAAAGGCTACATTTTCTGCGGCACACAGTACCACCGCGAATGTTGGGCGGGCAATACTATTCCTCTCGAAAaagttgatgaagccaattGCAACTTCTACTGCTTGGGAGCTCTGAAACAGATCTGTGGTGGAAACGGAAACAACAATGACGGCACTTACATGTCAGTGTTTGGCGATACCCTCAAGTGGGACGGCAACACAACGAAACCCACAACTCCCCCTGGACCGGTAGTTAACCCCGGAGTATCGGGGTATAAGAGCATTGGCTGCTACACTGAGGCAACAGACGGTCGTGCGCTGAGCCACGGGATCGGCACTGATAAGAAGACGGTGAAGAATTGTGTTGATGGCTGTAAGGCTGGCAACTACATGTATGCTGGTGTAGAATATGGAGGCGAGGTAAGTTGAGGATGGTTGTGCTACGACGCTGAGCGGTCTACTAATGGCTTCTGTAGTGTTGGTGCGGTAGCGAGCTTTCTGCCGGTGCAGTTCCCGCTCCCGACAAGGAGTGTAGCATGACTTGCAATGGTAAGTTGGGAAGATCGGTATTTCCCGAGTCCAATAACTGACGTTCTATAGACAACTCAACCGAGTATTGTGGTGGCCCCTCTCGTCTCAATGTGTATCAACTTGACGTCGGTaacaccacaaccacaacttcaacgccAGTTTCAACACCCATTTCAACACAAGATTCAACCTCAACGCCGATCACTCCAACAATTTCCACTGCTCCATCCACCCCTACGCCCACTGGTCCAGtcaagaaggcaaaggtCGGAAATTGGAATTACCAGGGTTGCTGGACGGAAGCAACGAATAGCCGTGCGCTCAATGACCGCATGAATGCAGATGACACGATGACACTCGAGTTGTGCGCCAAATTCTGCGATGGCCTAACATACTTTGGCGTAGAGTACGGACGAGAATGCTACTGTGGCAACGAGCTGCAGGCAGGCAGTGTCAAAGCTGACAACCAGGACGACTGCAACTTCCCATGCCCTGGCGATCCAACGGAATTTTGTGGTGCTGGCGTAAGACTGGAGCTTTACAAATATGCGGCACCTAACTCTTCATCTACCTCGTCCAGTGCCTCTCCTGGTGGTGAGAACGGTCAACTCCCTACAACATCAGCCCTTACAACCCCCTCGGCGACCGAGCCGGCTGTGATTACTTCTAGCCCAGTTGATTCCGCGGCTAGTTCAGCGACCGATTCGCCCACATCAACTGACACCTCTTTGCCGGACAATTCATCTACACCCGCTGCAAGCACAAACCTCGAAAGCACCTCAGACGTACCATCATCTACTGAGAccacaacagcagcagctacGCCAACTCCCACGGGGCCAGTTATCTCTGAGGGCAACGCCAACTTCACTTACTACGCTTGTGTGGCGGAGCCATCAGTCGGCCGGCTTCTTGACAACCAAGTTCTCAACGCGGACAACATGACGATTGAGATGTGCCTTGGCAACTGCTACAAATACAACTATGCAGGTGTTGAATACGGCCGAGAATGCTGGTGTGGTGATGCATTGAatttggctggtggtgaaggggGCAACCCTGGAAAGAACGTTACCGACACGGAGTGTGACTTCTTATGCCCTGGCAACAGCACGGAATACTGTGGCGCTGGGGTAAGACTCAGTCTGTATTCTCACAGAAATATAACAAAGAGACTGGACTGGTCGATCCTTTGAGGTTGAGGACCTTGGCGCGGGCTTCTTTGATTGGCGTTGGAAGATTTGTTTTTATAGATGGCACACACACGGCACATACTGATTCCGTACTTTATTTGTATATAGTAAGTCGCTAATGAGCGCGGTTCATACTTGGCATACATTTACAACTAGACACATTCCAAATTTGTATTATCTCTCAATAGAAAAGCAGGCATTGTTAGGGTGGAATGAAATAATTGCGATACAAAGTATCTCCATCATTGCATTTCGTGAAATGTAGTCAATCTTTGGTAGGACTAAACTCATAGCTGAACCTGTCATCTTGCAAATTCGCACACTGACATCCAACTGCAGAATTAAAACAAAGTACAagagatgaagaaaatatgaAATAACAAATTATCAAGTCGCTTTTGTCCGGCACATCCATCCTAGCAAGCTGCCGTCATCGTGTATTCTAAACCCATCCCTATGCGATGCTCAAATCAAACTGGTATCTCATGCCATCTGGCCATCATAACAAACATCAAGAAAATGTGAAAAGATgaaagaaaaacaagaaagaagaagaaggtaaAAAcatgaaaagaaaaaggtaTCATGAAATCCAACGCTTCTTTCCCACTGTTTCAGTGTGACCGCCCCAACAACTTCCCCCTCGCAACCTTTTGCGCAAGTCTATGCGCAAAACCGCCCTGATCAGAAGCAGTCGcgctcttctccttgctaCCACCATCCTTTATGCCGAGAATCTGAGCCAGAATCTTTGACTTTTGCGTCCCCTGTGCTTCTTCCAGTGCGACCAGAGCCTCTCTAACCGACTCTGCATATTCCTCAGTGTAAAAGTTCCCGTCCTTGATCTCGCCCAAGATCAAGGGGAGACTAATTCTCGACAGGGTAGGTATATCAGCGAGATGCAGACCAGAGTAGACGGACCAATCTCGCGGCTGTATGGCGACGGAGTCATCGTCCAGCGCCTCATAGTAATTCGGTAACTCGTCATTATCCTTTGGCGAAGGAACACTGTACCCCGGCGGCGGCCGAGAAGCAAGTTCCGCCATTCTCTCCTGAGAAACAATCTCCAGACCATTGCTCGTATCTTGCAGTTGCTGCATGCGACCTGCAAGAGCAGCATCCGCCTGCAGCATATCCATGATAGCAAGACTCGCCTGCGCTTGGTGCCGCGACGCTTCCTGCGGATTGCTCACCTGCAACACACTCAGTAGCTTCGTGATTGTGAATTCCACCATGCTGATCCTATTTGCATCCTTGGCCAAACTCCTCGCGTACCGCTgcaccatctcctccacaCTAACACCCAGCTCATCCGCCTGCATGACCAAACTCTCCAACCGGGCTTCCAACTCCGAAATCGTCAATATCGAAGCCGTAAGTACTGCAATAAGCACATCCAGCTCAATCATCTGCGCTCGCTGCGGATACTCCAGCGTCCCGTTGTCAACTCTCCGCAGAAACTTGTGCAGCAGCTGCGCCGTCATTTTAAACGACTTTACTTCATAGTGAACTTTTCTCAAGGGTGCGGTACGCCCCGTCGGCGAAGTATTTAATTCCTCCAAGTCGCATTGCGCTTGACACGACGCTGCGATGAGACCGATCAACGCATCTGCAACTGTGAGCGGGGATGATTCCGCGCCGGAGGGAACAGAGGTTGAGACTCGGCGGTATGAGGCGAAAGGGCTGAGGTTGCTGTCTGTAGAGGAGCGAGAGGAGTGGTTTGCTGAGACGGCTAGGGAGTGGCGTCTGCTGGATGGGTTGGAGGATTCTCCTGTCAGGCCGGCGGATGCGGGATCGAGGTGTAAGTACATGTTTGGAAGGCGTGGAGTTTTATCtttggttgttgatggaggagagaGGAAGGAtgtgaaggagctggagagcTTCTTATGGTTTTGTTTGGCAGCCGGTTGAGGTGTGGTTTCTTGCGTatcgatgttggtggcttcgctggatggcatggcaggggTCGGAGAGGCTTTGGATTTCGACTTGGATTTTGATGGAGACGGTTTTCGGACGGTGACGGGCAGCATGGCGTATGCCGGTGCTCCTAGTGGATTGTTCATGGTTGCCTGGGGCTCAGCTTCGCCTTGGAGTTGTATGCAAGCCGCCTCACTGGCCTGGTGATGGAGTATCGGGTGCTCGATGTCCGTGGGATTCTCGTCTTGTATGCTTGTCGGGATAGGTCGTGTAATTTGTATTGTGTTTATGGTTTCGGTTTGAGTATTAATACCCGTGGTTATAAGTTGCGTGTTATGTAGAGTCAAGGTTGTGTAAGTCGAGTTGAGGATGTATTAATAACAAGACCGGATAGTATGGCAAGATGTTATAAGTGTGAAAAAGACAAGAATTATAAAAACAAGTCACACAACACATCGAAGCAAATCACTCAGCCTTATAACCTCCCATCAAAGTGATACGTTCCTCGCATCCAGGCAACATGACCGCCGCGCAAACTCCCCAATCAAGCGACACACGGACCAAGAACACCAGACTAATTCGTATAATTAAAAAAATCAGTAAGCCTAAAACGCCATTGCCCAAAAGAAACACCGGAATTCTGCCCATCTGAGcgaaaaaaaagaaacacagtcatcgtcatcgccatAACGAGTCTTGGTGGAGCTTGCTAGATTTGCGTCTTCTCTTcgcgtcttcctcgtcatctcCACGTTGATGGTTTCTGGGGAGCCCCACAGACTGCAGGGATGTTTTCTTCGTCAAAGAGTTTGACTTGCCTTGTGGTTGGGGACTCGACGGTTTGGTAGGCCAGCTCATGGCGCGTGTTGAGTCAATAGCCCCGTTGTGAGTCAACCGGGGGCAAGCCACCAATCTAAACCACTTTGGAGCAAACTTGCACACGCACCTCTATGGGGTCAGTGAGGGTTACACCAAGGTTGACGTCTGTTGCGAACGTGAGATTTTCGAGCTTGTTTCGTCGCCTGGTTTCGGGAGAATCCGAGTTAGGCATTCAGATGCAGGCGTTTTCGCTGCCGTGATCGTGATGCCTGGGCAGGATGCGCTTTGCTGCTGATACTTTACGGTACTGTACGTTCAACACGAGCAATTGCGAAAAGAGAGACAGACGATAAAGAGGCGCATCTAGTAATGTCGAGTGACTGACCTGCACAGCCGCGTTAACAGAAACTAACTTCGGGTTCTTTATCCGGCGCATTCCCACGTCAGCTGCGGCTCGGTACTAACAATCCCCAATGGCATTTTCACGGCAACCGTTCCCGTGCGGGCTCGTTGGTTTGGGCTATTGAAATCCGATGGGCTTGTGGTGGTCGTCGCCAGGCCGAACCTTGATGGGAACAAGCGCCGTTGAATCCAAAAGGGttggcagccatgatggcacGTTGACTTCATCTGCATGTTGAACGTCTGGTTTCGGAACACCAGTAACTACGAGCTATTTTCCGAACTTTGCCTAAATCACAGTGATcgaatcaattgatgccaatAAATGGACCAGGCCAAGAAACAAACCGCGCAACTTTACAGCATCGTATATTCTCGTATGCCCGTGTAACGAGCGGACGTCTCCCGAAGGAGCAGTTTGAGCGTGACTACGACGGATGACTGGCGTCCAATGACTTCTGTTTGCTTAATGTTCGTCTCCCTCATTCGCGCGAACCATTTCCTACGGACCGAATTCCGCCTCCTTGCATCACATTCCTTGTCTTGTGCTGGTAGACTCATCGGCTTGCAGGCAGTGTCCGGGGCTCTCCGACACATTTCGCGCCGAGTCTCGACTACGAAAAGATTCGTTTGATGCTACCGTCAGGGTAGTGCGAGGAAAACACGTCACAAATATGAGACACAGCTGTTGAATGAAATCCATTATATTCCTTCCATCAACTATCCTATTCCGAGAAAACAACCCTGCAGCATGTCTACCGATGAAACCATTCCCTCCTTCCTTGTTGGGCTCTCCGGTTGAACCCAATTCACGATTAAGCTTTTGTCTTGGCCACATTTCCCTCCAGATTGGATTAGCTTCTGTCGGTTCGTCGTGGCAGTGCGGCCCCCAAAATCCATGTCAGATGTGGAGATGCCTTGCGAAAGAGTCATAAGGCATAACATAACGGCAGTGTAAAGATTTGAGACACAGAGAGGCATAGAGACATCACGACTGGCATGGGGCAGAGATCGGAGGATGGGCATTGCAATCAAAGGACCGTGACTGGTGTTGTGCGGAATTGGAATTAACCGCATGAGAGGAGGGATAGGTGCTAACGGTATCTGTACGAAGAAGTGCTACGTTGACGGTTGTTGTTCGATGGGCGACAGAATGAGCATGGCCCAGCGACAGATCGAACAACAGCGCCGTCTTTGTTCGATGGATTCCTGTCCGGCCTCGCCATACTATGGGTCGAAATGTAGTCGAATTCATAGGCACTGCGAACCCCATGGCATTGATTGCACGTGAACATCCAGCCAAGGTATCTGAAAAGTTTCACCAGCTGGTAAGAGTCCAACCTGTACTTTGCGATGGCCCTCTGAAGGGATTGGGTAGTATGAAAGTCTAGCATGCCGTCAGACGGATAATAATAGCTGAGGTCTTCCTCATCGGCGGCTGCCAGAACTCTCCTTATGTCACCGTCAAGGTCGGCATACCTAATCCTTTCGGAGTGGCCGATTTGAATGGTACCGTGATGCGACATGCTGATGTTTGCTGATGTGTGATGTTCTGTGATGAGTATGGGATGTAGACTATCGGTAT
The genomic region above belongs to Pochonia chlamydosporia 170 chromosome 2, whole genome shotgun sequence and contains:
- a CDS encoding WSC domain-containing protein (similar to Colletotrichum fioriniae PJ7 XP_007593464.1) codes for the protein MALRALLATATIFVGLANGLADTDTITWGGDNSRAGYQTNHNMDPSIVGSNQFGQIFRTKLPGVWVGQPEQVFSQPLVYTPKGSDKQFVYFATTQNNVYKLDAKTGEILKSRNLHIPFLTADLDGCVDINPTIGITATGVIDPDTDTLYLTAKTYVDQTLGEKAQGKPAGRYYVHALDVNDLSERPNFPINLEGLIASNTNERMFQGGIHHQRPGLLHTGNFIYAGFASHCVQYNFTGWIIGWDKTSGKIVEKWATEGEGVPNTIKGGGIWMSGGGIASDDNGSIFLATGNGYASQLADVPVNGFNPPTSLEEAALHMTINADGSLRLVDFFMPWEKRALDGADKDLGTSPLEILPSQFSCGAIKRIGVVTGKSGKTYFLNLDNLGGYKNGKDGLDDVIQVYENLNSVYAGAGVYPLEGGYIYINVIQHPSIVFKFSCANGRPSFSKVAETPTNNAYILGVSHGTTTSLNGQPGTGLLWITDVQGLNLRVYDAVPQGGTMNLIQSFSIPGVTKFTRPVFGNGIVYVGTTQGYVYGFGSPVNVPLNCTSPVDFGGVNMKNTSIAKPVTCKALIGVTVTGIELNDVNTKDFSISDLPNLPLELAVDQTFTVNAKFSPSKVGLQSSDIVVNTTNSAAGYSTGTHARLTGTGQSAGPLLDVTPVILTFKKAVTGEDPTGVSESILASNLGNGQLTVQSVLYSTTSTDGPFEAWNGQGDLVVGKFRLQQLPSTIAPNSVATVNIQFDTSESGTYSCYIKFVSDGGNKTVSMAASAGPAPKALLEFQTSDATGWVTYKPGTPFSFGNVTENTSKSLKFRVTNSAASGAVPLSLTVSKPPFGVAGLVRALNQVDLAEGTSLGAGESANATLICNVPYAQWNTAPYNGTAQWTMNTNDPTFEKQFIQFFCNAVAEQAPPLLPNGQGQFKYVGCYKDNTPDRQLPQQILATDTMTNADCINACNEKGYIFCGTQYHRECWAGNTIPLEKVDEANCNFYCLGALKQICGGNGNNNDGTYMSVFGDTLKWDGNTTKPTTPPGPVVNPGVSGYKSIGCYTEATDGRALSHGIGTDKKTVKNCVDGCKAGNYMYAGVEYGGECWCGSELSAGAVPAPDKECSMTCNDNSTEYCGGPSRLNVYQLDVGNTTTTTSTPVSTPISTQDSTSTPITPTISTAPSTPTPTGPVKKAKVGNWNYQGCWTEATNSRALNDRMNADDTMTLELCAKFCDGLTYFGVEYGRECYCGNELQAGSVKADNQDDCNFPCPGDPTEFCGAGVRLELYKYAAPNSSSTSSSASPGGENGQLPTTSALTTPSATEPAVITSSPVDSAASSATDSPTSTDTSLPDNSSTPAASTNLESTSDVPSSTETTTAAATPTPTGPVISEGNANFTYYACVAEPSVGRLLDNQVLNADNMTIEMCLGNCYKYNYAGVEYGRECWCGDALNLAGGEGGNPGKNVTDTECDFLCPGNSTEYCGAGVRLSLYSHRNITKRLDWSIL
- a CDS encoding mitochondrial triosephosphate isomerase (similar to Metarhizium robertsii ARSEF 23 XP_011411051.1) — its product is MNNPLGAPAYAMLPVTVRKPSPSKSKSKSKASPTPAMPSSEATNIDTQETTPQPAAKQNHKKLSSSFTSFLSPPSTTKDKTPRLPNMYLHLDPASAGLTGESSNPSSRRHSLAVSANHSSRSSTDSNLSPFASYRRVSTSVPSGAESSPLTVADALIGLIAASCQAQCDLEELNTSPTGRTAPLRKVHYEVKSFKMTAQLLHKFLRRVDNGTLEYPQRAQMIELDVLIAVLTASILTISELEARLESLVMQADELGVSVEEMVQRYARSLAKDANRISMVEFTITKLLSVLQVSNPQEASRHQAQASLAIMDMLQADAALAGRMQQLQDTSNGLEIVSQERMAELASRPPPGYSVPSPKDNDELPNYYEALDDDSVAIQPRDWSVYSGLHLADIPTLSRISLPLILGEIKDGNFYTEEYAESVREALVALEEAQGTQKSKILAQILGIKDGGSKEKSATASDQGGFAHRLAQKVARGKLLGRSH